The following proteins come from a genomic window of Planctomycetota bacterium:
- a CDS encoding PDZ domain-containing protein: MFRHLALLLAAACVLLGWSTSQAADRPTAEAIRAAASAIRPAVVSIEPQGQREGAPFDMPNWPFGQRRPGAPGERRFEFHWPPREGQPRVFPFDPENLPFIVQPRPEPGGATGLILQVEGERGLILAPHPAVAGAQAVMVKLADGRTLAAKVVGTDAVTGLACLEVRDAKLPAVKVGKPEAVQAGDWVLALGGPAANEALTIGIVSTKRHPGEGEMAGTEVFQADLTLGDGMAGAPLVNLDGEVVGIAAPPRRGPGRDLAAVLPIDTAQATLQALAKDGKVRRGWLGIMLAPLDPEARAQLKIEGGIQVAQAMDGQPAARAGVRAGDVILEFGGRKVADVGAFRAMVSGRKPGEKVPLKLLRAGKEMVLEVTLGEQGAEGGGRAEPVPLPQGGEKLDIGLSLQPLTPDLAAQFGFEGDRGLLVTDVEPGSPAAKARPAPISRGDLLKEVSRRPVATVEEARAAIEAARKANEKTLLALVRGKEGAHYVVLDIAP; encoded by the coding sequence ATGTTCAGACATCTGGCCTTGCTTCTCGCCGCCGCGTGTGTCCTGCTCGGCTGGAGTACGTCGCAGGCGGCTGACCGCCCGACCGCCGAGGCTATCCGGGCCGCGGCAAGTGCTATTCGGCCGGCCGTGGTGAGCATCGAGCCTCAGGGGCAACGCGAAGGCGCCCCCTTCGACATGCCGAACTGGCCTTTCGGGCAGCGGCGCCCTGGCGCTCCCGGAGAGCGACGGTTCGAGTTCCACTGGCCCCCGCGCGAGGGCCAGCCGCGCGTGTTCCCCTTCGACCCCGAGAACCTGCCCTTCATCGTCCAGCCGCGCCCCGAGCCGGGCGGCGCCACGGGGCTGATCCTCCAGGTCGAGGGCGAACGGGGCCTGATTCTCGCGCCGCATCCCGCTGTCGCTGGCGCCCAGGCCGTGATGGTCAAGCTCGCCGACGGCCGGACCCTCGCCGCTAAGGTGGTAGGCACCGATGCCGTCACAGGTCTGGCCTGCCTTGAGGTCCGAGATGCCAAGCTCCCCGCCGTCAAGGTGGGCAAGCCCGAGGCTGTCCAGGCGGGCGACTGGGTGCTCGCGCTCGGCGGCCCCGCCGCAAACGAGGCTCTCACCATCGGCATCGTTAGCACGAAACGCCATCCGGGCGAGGGGGAGATGGCCGGCACGGAGGTTTTCCAGGCCGACCTCACCCTCGGGGACGGCATGGCGGGCGCCCCTCTGGTGAACCTCGATGGCGAGGTCGTCGGCATCGCCGCGCCCCCGCGTAGAGGCCCCGGCAGAGACCTGGCTGCCGTGCTGCCGATCGACACAGCGCAAGCCACGTTGCAGGCGCTCGCAAAGGACGGCAAGGTGCGACGCGGCTGGCTCGGCATCATGCTTGCGCCACTGGACCCCGAGGCGCGGGCGCAACTGAAGATCGAGGGCGGCATCCAGGTGGCCCAGGCGATGGACGGTCAACCCGCCGCCAGGGCCGGCGTCCGGGCGGGCGACGTGATTCTGGAGTTCGGCGGCCGCAAGGTGGCGGACGTTGGTGCCTTCCGAGCGATGGTGAGCGGCCGCAAGCCTGGCGAAAAGGTGCCGCTCAAGCTCCTGCGCGCCGGAAAGGAGATGGTGCTTGAGGTGACCCTCGGCGAGCAGGGAGCCGAGGGCGGCGGCCGCGCGGAACCCGTTCCCCTGCCCCAGGGCGGCGAGAAACTCGACATCGGCCTCTCGCTCCAGCCGCTGACGCCCGACCTGGCCGCCCAATTCGGCTTCGAGGGCGACAGGGGGCTGCTGGTGACTGACGTGGAGCCGGGCAGCCCCGCGGCCAAGGCGCGGCCGGCCCCCATCTCGCGCGGCGACCTGCTCAAGGAGGTCTCGCGCCGGCCCGTCGCCACCGTGGAAGAGGCCCGCGCGGCCATCGAAGCCGCCCGCAAGGCCAACGAGAAGACTCTCCTTGCCCTCGTGCGAGGCAAGGAGGGAGCACACTATGTGGTGCTGGACATCGCTCCCTGA
- a CDS encoding DUF1957 domain-containing protein has translation MAEKPMGSFALVLHAHLPYVLSHGVWPHGTDWLNEAAAECYIPLLNAFERLAGEGISPKVTLNITPVLCEMLADEGFKDEFMGYCEQRVKFAADNEREFRATGRAHLESLAAMWRNHFEGIRRDFVERYGRDLVGAFRRLQDAGHIEVITCCATHGYLPLLGRDECVQAQVRTAVATYRRHFGRHPRGIWLPECAYRPSYAWRSPLDKEGTTPAVERPGVEEVLHDAGIRFFIVDSHLLKGGKPVGVYMDRFEALKRLWGQFSEQYAERAEDAERSPHRTYVVCPDPSAKRSTVVFVRDPRSALQVWSGEHGYPGDGSYLDFHKKHYPGGHRYWRVTDCKADLGEKQEYDPAPIEDRLGSHADHFAGLVERILDEDTLVEKGQGVVCAPFDAELLGHWWFEGPRWVEKVIRRLHRAGQVRPVTCSEYVASQPPAGVVSLPEGSWGQGGFHWIWLNQWTEWTWRHIYECEEKFLALLAAHKGSSDGTMTELLKQAGRELLLLESSDWQFLISTWSARDYAENRVSVHYNDLKRLMALIERYAVQGVLADADRAFLEQLQQRDAVFPDLDLDAWRLRL, from the coding sequence ATGGCAGAGAAACCGATGGGGAGTTTCGCCCTGGTGCTGCACGCGCACCTGCCGTACGTGTTGAGCCACGGGGTGTGGCCGCACGGCACCGACTGGCTGAACGAGGCGGCGGCGGAGTGCTATATCCCGCTGCTGAACGCCTTCGAGCGGCTGGCCGGCGAGGGCATCTCGCCCAAAGTCACGCTCAACATCACGCCCGTGCTGTGCGAGATGCTTGCGGACGAGGGGTTCAAGGACGAGTTCATGGGCTACTGCGAGCAGCGGGTGAAGTTCGCCGCCGACAACGAGAGGGAGTTCCGCGCCACGGGCCGCGCCCACCTCGAGAGCCTGGCCGCGATGTGGCGCAACCACTTCGAGGGGATCCGGCGCGACTTCGTGGAGCGCTATGGCCGCGACCTGGTGGGCGCGTTCCGAAGGCTCCAGGACGCTGGGCACATCGAGGTGATCACGTGCTGCGCTACGCATGGCTATCTGCCGCTACTGGGCCGCGACGAGTGTGTGCAAGCCCAGGTGCGGACGGCAGTTGCGACGTATCGCAGGCACTTCGGACGCCACCCGCGCGGCATCTGGCTGCCCGAGTGCGCCTACCGCCCCAGCTATGCGTGGCGCTCGCCACTCGACAAGGAGGGCACCACGCCAGCCGTCGAGCGCCCGGGAGTCGAGGAGGTGCTCCATGATGCAGGCATCCGTTTCTTCATCGTGGACTCCCACCTGCTCAAGGGTGGCAAGCCGGTGGGCGTCTACATGGACCGCTTCGAGGCCCTCAAGCGCCTGTGGGGGCAGTTCAGCGAGCAGTACGCCGAACGGGCAGAGGACGCAGAGCGTTCGCCGCACAGAACTTACGTCGTCTGCCCCGACCCGTCGGCCAAGCGGAGCACGGTGGTCTTCGTGCGCGACCCGCGCTCGGCCCTACAGGTGTGGAGCGGCGAGCACGGCTATCCGGGCGATGGCTCCTACCTCGACTTCCATAAGAAGCACTATCCCGGCGGCCATCGGTACTGGCGGGTCACCGACTGCAAGGCCGACTTGGGCGAGAAGCAGGAGTACGACCCCGCGCCCATCGAGGACCGGCTAGGGTCCCACGCCGACCACTTCGCGGGCTTGGTCGAGCGAATTCTGGATGAGGATACGTTAGTCGAGAAAGGGCAAGGGGTTGTGTGCGCGCCGTTCGACGCCGAGTTGCTCGGCCACTGGTGGTTCGAGGGGCCGCGCTGGGTCGAGAAGGTGATTCGGCGCCTGCACAGGGCGGGCCAGGTGCGCCCCGTCACCTGCAGCGAATACGTCGCCAGCCAGCCGCCGGCGGGTGTGGTGAGCCTGCCCGAGGGCTCCTGGGGGCAGGGCGGCTTCCACTGGATTTGGCTCAATCAATGGACGGAGTGGACCTGGCGCCACATCTACGAGTGCGAGGAGAAGTTCCTCGCCCTGCTCGCCGCCCACAAGGGCAGTTCGGACGGCACGATGACCGAGCTCCTCAAGCAGGCGGGCCGTGAACTGCTGCTGCTCGAGAGTTCCGACTGGCAGTTCCTCATCAGCACCTGGTCGGCGCGCGACTACGCCGAGAACCGCGTATCGGTCCACTACAACGACCTCAAGCGCTTGATGGCCCTCATCGAGCGCTATGCCGTCCAGGGCGTGCTGGCGGACGCGGATCGGGCGTTCCTCGAGCAGCTTCAGCAGCGGGACGCGGTGTTTCCGGACCTCGATCTGGACGCCTGGCGTCTCAGATTGTAA
- a CDS encoding replication-associated recombination protein A → MDLFAPPSDDEPQVAASAPLAARMRPRTPDEFVGQGHFFGPGKLLRRMLEADRLASVIFYGPPGTGKTALAHVIARHTQARFVALNAAASNVAEMRELLAAARDRHRAGKRTVLFVDELHRFNKAQQDVLLPDVEEGVVRMIGATTHNPFFTVTSALVSRSQIFEFKPLTRDDLRAILRRALADPERGLGSYKVELTEEALDHLAEVSDGDARRALNALEVGVLTTPPGPDGVVRYDLKVAEDSIQRKAVVYDRDEDSHYDAASAFIKSMRGSDPDAALYWMAKMLEGGEDPRFVARRIVICAAEDVGNAAPLALVLANAALQVSEFVGLPEARIPLAQAVTYIATCPKSNAAYLAIDRAMEDVREGRVLEVPEHLRDAHYRGAKRLGRGEGYQYAHEGEGHFVAQEYMPVERTYYEPTDEGAEKQIKERLEAWRKRKHEKKSPDASPS, encoded by the coding sequence ATGGACCTGTTCGCCCCCCCATCAGACGACGAACCCCAGGTCGCGGCCAGCGCGCCGCTCGCGGCGCGCATGCGCCCGCGAACGCCCGACGAGTTTGTGGGCCAGGGGCACTTCTTCGGCCCCGGCAAGCTGCTGCGGCGCATGCTCGAGGCCGACCGCCTGGCCTCGGTGATCTTCTACGGGCCGCCGGGCACGGGCAAGACGGCCCTCGCCCATGTGATCGCCCGCCACACCCAGGCACGCTTCGTCGCCCTCAACGCTGCAGCCTCCAACGTGGCCGAGATGCGCGAACTCCTCGCCGCCGCCCGCGACCGCCATCGCGCCGGCAAGCGCACCGTGCTGTTCGTGGACGAACTCCACCGCTTCAACAAAGCCCAGCAAGACGTGCTCCTGCCCGACGTGGAGGAGGGCGTGGTGCGCATGATCGGCGCCACCACCCACAACCCCTTCTTCACCGTCACCTCGGCCCTGGTCTCGCGCTCTCAGATCTTCGAGTTCAAGCCGCTAACCCGTGACGACCTGAGGGCCATCCTCCGCCGCGCCTTGGCCGACCCCGAACGCGGCCTCGGCAGCTACAAGGTCGAACTGACCGAGGAGGCGCTCGACCACTTGGCCGAGGTGTCCGACGGCGACGCCCGTCGCGCGCTCAACGCCCTCGAGGTCGGCGTGCTCACCACCCCGCCCGGCCCCGACGGCGTAGTGCGCTACGACCTCAAGGTGGCCGAAGACTCCATCCAGCGCAAGGCCGTGGTCTACGACCGCGACGAGGACTCGCACTACGACGCGGCGTCGGCTTTCATCAAGAGCATGCGCGGCAGCGACCCCGACGCGGCGCTCTACTGGATGGCCAAGATGCTGGAGGGCGGCGAGGATCCGCGCTTCGTGGCCCGCCGCATCGTCATCTGCGCGGCCGAGGACGTGGGGAACGCCGCCCCGCTCGCCCTCGTGCTGGCCAACGCCGCGCTTCAGGTCTCGGAGTTCGTCGGCCTCCCCGAGGCGCGCATTCCGCTCGCCCAAGCCGTCACCTACATCGCCACCTGCCCCAAGAGCAACGCGGCCTACCTCGCGATTGACCGCGCGATGGAGGACGTGCGCGAGGGCCGCGTGCTCGAGGTGCCCGAGCATCTGCGCGACGCCCACTACCGCGGCGCCAAGCGGCTCGGACGCGGCGAGGGCTACCAATATGCCCACGAGGGCGAGGGGCACTTCGTGGCCCAGGAGTACATGCCCGTCGAGCGCACCTACTACGAGCCCACCGACGAAGGGGCCGAGAAGCAGATCAAGGAGAGGCTGGAAGCGTGGAGAAAGCGCAAGCACGAGAAGAAATCGCCCGACGCCTCGCCCAGTTGA
- a CDS encoding 5-formyltetrahydrofolate cyclo-ligase, with translation MEKAQAREEIARRLAQLTAEQRREASRRIRRLVAELPEFQRARTVLLFVSLPDEADTLGLIADALAAGKAVAVPKVDRKRKAMDACRLHALDRGLAPGVFGIPEPEAAAVVEPGAIDFVLVPARGYDREGNRIGRGGGYYDRYMAHPGFHATRCGIAFAAQILDSVPHDAHDLPVEMLVTENGVLRFE, from the coding sequence GTGGAGAAAGCGCAAGCACGAGAAGAAATCGCCCGACGCCTCGCCCAGTTGACCGCCGAGCAGCGCCGCGAGGCGAGTCGGCGCATTCGTCGCCTCGTGGCCGAACTGCCCGAGTTCCAGCGGGCGCGCACCGTGCTCCTCTTCGTGTCGCTGCCCGACGAGGCCGACACGCTCGGGCTCATCGCCGACGCCCTGGCCGCCGGCAAAGCCGTGGCCGTGCCCAAGGTGGACCGGAAGCGCAAGGCGATGGACGCCTGCCGGCTGCACGCCCTCGACCGCGGTCTGGCCCCCGGCGTCTTCGGCATCCCCGAGCCGGAGGCTGCCGCGGTGGTGGAGCCTGGAGCGATAGACTTCGTCCTCGTGCCGGCCCGCGGCTACGACCGCGAGGGCAACCGCATCGGGCGTGGCGGCGGCTACTACGACCGCTACATGGCCCACCCCGGCTTCCACGCCACGCGCTGCGGCATTGCCTTCGCCGCCCAGATCCTCGACTCCGTGCCCCACGATGCGCACGACCTGCCGGTGGAGATGCTGGTGACGGAGAATGGCGTGTTGCGGTTCGAGTGA
- the holA gene encoding DNA polymerase III subunit delta yields the protein MPKPPLPDDATPDALAEHLRHGPPLPVYAIIGDEPFARAQALQALRRALLKDSDPDLALSQYTGAEAPDPKEVFDELRTPAFLAPRRLVLIEDAGTFVANGRDALLAYLEKPSKTGTLVLTLDRLPKNEKPGLAVRKVGMVVVCTAPREYELPRWIAARAREHGKRMDPAAARRLADCVGVNLPIADQSLAKLALYVGARDTITAKDVDALIEDLPVTTIFKLTDALGHKEPAKALRVLEHLLAQGNDPNYILSMVRWALERLINTRTLLDNGKSEEQISRALRMRPGHFLVQTIAQASRRTRRELLRAFDLLLEADLASKTSAMDPRHILEHLLIRLCA from the coding sequence GTGCCCAAGCCGCCATTGCCCGACGACGCGACGCCCGACGCCCTGGCAGAACACCTTCGGCACGGCCCGCCGTTGCCCGTCTACGCCATCATCGGCGACGAGCCGTTCGCCCGCGCCCAGGCCCTCCAGGCCCTGCGCCGCGCCCTGCTCAAGGACTCCGACCCCGATCTGGCCCTCAGCCAGTACACGGGCGCGGAGGCGCCCGACCCCAAGGAGGTCTTCGACGAGCTGCGCACGCCGGCTTTTCTCGCGCCACGGCGTCTGGTGCTCATCGAGGACGCCGGCACCTTCGTCGCCAACGGGCGCGACGCTCTCCTCGCCTATCTCGAGAAGCCATCGAAAACGGGCACCCTCGTGCTGACGCTCGACCGGCTGCCGAAGAACGAGAAGCCCGGCCTCGCGGTCCGTAAGGTGGGCATGGTCGTCGTCTGCACCGCCCCACGCGAGTATGAGCTGCCCCGCTGGATCGCCGCCCGCGCCCGGGAGCACGGCAAGCGCATGGATCCCGCCGCCGCCCGCCGCCTGGCCGACTGCGTGGGCGTCAACCTGCCCATCGCCGACCAGAGCCTCGCCAAGCTCGCCCTCTACGTCGGCGCACGCGACACCATCACGGCCAAGGACGTGGACGCCCTGATCGAGGACCTCCCCGTCACCACCATCTTCAAGCTCACCGACGCCCTGGGCCACAAGGAGCCGGCCAAGGCCCTCCGCGTCCTCGAGCATCTCCTTGCCCAGGGCAACGACCCCAACTACATCCTCAGCATGGTCCGCTGGGCGCTCGAGCGCCTGATCAACACCCGCACGCTCCTGGACAACGGGAAGTCGGAAGAGCAGATTTCCAGGGCGCTGCGGATGAGACCTGGCCACTTCCTGGTGCAGACCATTGCCCAGGCCAGCCGCCGCACCCGCCGCGAACTCCTGCGCGCCTTCGACCTCCTGCTCGAGGCCGACCTGGCCTCCAAGACCTCCGCCATGGACCCCCGCCACATCCTCGAACACCTCCTCATCAGGCTGTGTGCATGA
- a CDS encoding sigma-54 dependent transcriptional regulator: protein MPDDRILIVDDDWQTAEALRKNLQMEGYGADVANSPPEALAQLAKTPYPIVLTDLRMREMTGVELCDEIRRLYPDTDVIILTAYGTIQTAVEAVKRGAYDYLAKPVDTERLLGTLRRLFELHALRDENRALREEIQAERRATRLIGSSPAIRAVLETIRTVAPTDATVLIRGESGTGKELVASAIHDHSPRAKCPLVKVNCAAIPETLLESELFGHERGSFTGAHAQRKGRFEAAHRGTLFLDEISEMSPALQAKLLRVLQEREFQRVGGNETISVDVRIIASTNRKLEAAVREGDFREDLYYRINVVPILLPPLRERREDVLLLASHFLERFNQRNRKGIQGLTPAAQQKLLAYNWPGNVRELENCIERSVVMAQGAMIGPDDIALNPDISRDVPDDVASQLLRPGFSIEEFERTLLEAALRKTGGNQSRAAELLGLTRRTLQYRMEKYNIQIDRGPKPPEES, encoded by the coding sequence ATGCCGGATGATCGAATCCTCATCGTAGATGACGATTGGCAGACGGCCGAGGCCCTGCGCAAGAACCTCCAGATGGAGGGCTACGGGGCCGACGTGGCCAACTCCCCCCCCGAAGCCCTCGCGCAGTTGGCCAAGACGCCCTACCCCATCGTCCTCACCGACCTGCGCATGCGCGAGATGACGGGCGTCGAGCTCTGCGACGAGATCCGCCGCCTGTATCCTGACACCGACGTCATCATCCTCACGGCCTACGGCACCATTCAGACGGCCGTCGAGGCCGTCAAGCGCGGGGCGTACGATTACCTGGCGAAGCCCGTGGACACCGAGCGCCTGCTCGGCACGCTGCGGCGCCTCTTCGAACTCCACGCGCTGCGCGACGAGAACCGCGCGCTCCGCGAGGAAATCCAGGCTGAGCGCAGGGCCACCCGCCTGATCGGCTCGTCGCCGGCCATCCGCGCCGTGCTCGAGACCATCCGCACCGTGGCCCCCACCGATGCCACGGTGCTCATCCGCGGCGAGAGCGGCACGGGCAAGGAACTCGTCGCCTCCGCCATCCACGACCACAGTCCGAGGGCCAAGTGCCCGCTGGTCAAGGTCAATTGCGCCGCCATCCCCGAAACGCTCCTCGAGAGCGAGCTGTTCGGCCACGAGCGCGGCTCGTTCACCGGCGCGCACGCGCAGCGCAAGGGCCGCTTCGAGGCCGCCCACCGCGGCACGCTGTTCCTCGACGAAATCTCCGAGATGTCCCCCGCCCTTCAGGCCAAGCTTCTCCGCGTGCTCCAGGAGCGCGAGTTCCAGCGCGTCGGCGGCAACGAAACCATCAGCGTGGACGTGCGCATCATCGCCTCGACCAACCGCAAGCTCGAGGCCGCCGTGCGCGAGGGCGACTTCCGCGAGGACCTCTACTACCGCATCAACGTCGTCCCCATCCTGCTCCCGCCCCTGCGCGAGCGGCGCGAGGACGTCTTGCTCCTGGCGAGCCACTTCCTCGAGCGCTTCAACCAGCGCAACCGCAAGGGCATCCAGGGCCTCACCCCCGCCGCCCAGCAGAAGCTGCTGGCCTACAACTGGCCCGGTAACGTGCGCGAGCTCGAGAACTGCATCGAACGCTCCGTCGTCATGGCCCAAGGCGCCATGATCGGCCCGGACGACATCGCGCTCAACCCCGACATCAGCCGCGACGTCCCCGACGACGTGGCGTCGCAGCTCCTGCGCCCGGGCTTCTCCATCGAAGAGTTCGAGCGCACGCTCCTTGAGGCCGCCCTGCGCAAGACCGGCGGAAACCAGTCCCGGGCCGCCGAGCTCCTCGGCCTCACCCGCCGTACCCTGCAATACCGCATGGAAAAATACAACATCCAGATCGACCGAGGCCCCAAGCCCCCGGAGGAATCCTGA
- a CDS encoding ATP-binding protein: MPASLKAGRALRWLSLLGVAAIVATVLVLLRIERRVIREHRSLVLKGSVRYAEQSAELLRGGELLARLRALIACHPQLASLSEIADEVQAALGDIEEARAGPHEFHVLVVDEKLQRVWPPVREGDSDLTTCARHILEGEERVYVLPHDCAAQGEPPTCLCFTSPLWNGGQLVGGLVVHRQLAPVADHFTALDAKMRWVVITSQSVLLVALAAIAYSARRAIAAAERQRAKAERLAALGNLAAGVAHEIRNPLNTIALTCRYLERLIVKGTNDAALRTEANTNFEIVSGELSRLTRTLDDFVLLAKPTDLELRPCDLGSILDHTLALFAREFDQAHVRVERRGAGQLPVRGDSDRLSQVIGNILRNALQAMRDGGTLTITSQEADGAARVTFADTGPGIAAAHLPHVFEPYFTTKRAGLGLGLALSLRTVEAHGGTLAVANRPEGGVLVTMTLPLQPSTSETDNAG; the protein is encoded by the coding sequence ATGCCCGCGAGCCTGAAGGCTGGCCGCGCGCTGCGGTGGCTGTCGCTGCTCGGCGTGGCGGCCATCGTGGCCACCGTGCTGGTCCTCCTGCGGATCGAGCGCCGTGTGATTCGCGAGCACAGGTCGCTGGTGCTCAAGGGCAGCGTGCGTTATGCCGAACAATCCGCCGAACTGCTCCGGGGCGGCGAGTTGCTCGCCCGGCTTCGTGCCCTCATCGCCTGCCATCCCCAACTCGCCTCATTGAGCGAGATCGCCGACGAGGTCCAAGCCGCCCTGGGCGATATCGAGGAGGCGCGCGCGGGCCCGCACGAATTCCACGTGTTGGTGGTGGACGAGAAGCTTCAGCGTGTCTGGCCCCCGGTCCGGGAGGGGGACTCCGACTTGACGACCTGCGCCCGCCACATCCTCGAGGGGGAGGAGCGGGTCTACGTGCTCCCCCACGACTGCGCTGCCCAAGGCGAGCCGCCAACGTGCCTGTGCTTCACATCCCCCCTCTGGAATGGTGGGCAACTGGTGGGAGGCCTGGTGGTTCATCGCCAGCTCGCCCCTGTGGCCGACCACTTCACGGCGCTCGATGCGAAGATGAGGTGGGTGGTCATCACCTCCCAGAGCGTTCTGCTCGTGGCGCTAGCCGCCATCGCCTATTCGGCGCGGCGGGCCATCGCCGCGGCCGAACGGCAGCGGGCCAAGGCCGAGCGGCTCGCGGCCCTGGGCAACCTGGCGGCCGGCGTGGCCCACGAGATTCGCAACCCGCTCAACACCATCGCCCTCACCTGCCGCTACCTCGAACGCCTGATCGTCAAGGGCACGAACGATGCAGCCCTGCGCACGGAGGCGAACACCAATTTCGAGATCGTGTCGGGCGAACTCTCGCGCCTCACCCGCACCCTCGATGACTTCGTGCTGCTGGCCAAGCCCACGGACCTGGAACTGCGGCCCTGCGACCTCGGAAGCATTCTGGACCACACCCTGGCCCTCTTCGCGCGGGAGTTCGACCAGGCCCACGTGCGCGTCGAGCGCCGCGGCGCGGGGCAGTTGCCTGTCCGCGGCGACTCGGATCGCCTGAGCCAGGTCATCGGGAACATCCTCAGAAACGCCTTGCAGGCGATGCGCGACGGCGGCACACTCACGATCACCAGCCAGGAGGCCGACGGGGCGGCCAGAGTGACCTTCGCCGACACAGGGCCGGGCATCGCAGCAGCCCACCTGCCCCATGTATTCGAGCCGTACTTCACCACGAAACGCGCCGGGCTGGGCCTCGGCCTCGCCCTCTCGCTCCGCACCGTGGAGGCCCACGGCGGCACCCTGGCCGTCGCCAACCGGCCCGAGGGCGGGGTGCTCGTGACGATGACTCTCCCGCTCCAGCCCTCCACCAGCGAGACCGACAATGCCGGATGA